Proteins encoded together in one Mycobacterium noviomagense window:
- the secD gene encoding protein translocase subunit SecD — MASPSAPVHPARYLSVFLVLLVGVYLPVFLTGNKRAEPKLGIDLQGGTRVTLTARTPDGSRPTRQALSQAQQIIGARVNGLGVSGSEVIVDGDNLVITVPGNNGNEARNLGQTARLYIRPVINAIPAETAPPPDQQPLPAPGPAGTQPGQPGEAPPPPGQPGEAPPEAPPGQPGEAPPPGGQPAPQPRPYPQEPTPSPPPTPAAPSAAPSAPAAKPAPPDPRKDLAERIRNEQDLRQSTDPGVQFWAMRYESLHCGEDDILAGNDDPKLPLVTCDKDHKMAYLLAPSIISGDQIQNASYGLDQHSGGYVVDLQFKSGAANTWADFTAAHVGTQTAFTLDSQVVSAPQIREAIPGGRTQITGNFTQGQARELANVLKYGSLPLSFESSEAETVSATLGLTSLRAGLIAGAIGLALVLVYSLLYYRALGVLTALSLAASGAMVFAILVLLGRYINYTLDLAGIAGLIIGIGTTADSFVVFFERIKDEIREGRSFRSAVPRGWARARKTILSGNAVTFLAAAVLYFLAIGQVKGFAFTLGLTTILDTVVVFLVTWPLVYLASKSATLAKPKFNGLGAVQQVARERRAVAQVGRG, encoded by the coding sequence GTGGCATCGCCTTCGGCGCCGGTGCATCCTGCCCGCTATCTGTCGGTATTCCTGGTCCTGCTGGTCGGCGTCTACCTGCCGGTGTTCCTGACGGGGAACAAACGGGCTGAACCCAAACTCGGCATCGACCTGCAAGGCGGTACCCGGGTCACGCTGACGGCGCGGACCCCGGACGGCTCACGCCCGACCCGCCAAGCGTTGTCGCAGGCCCAGCAGATCATCGGTGCCCGGGTCAACGGCCTGGGTGTGTCCGGTTCGGAAGTCATCGTCGACGGCGACAATTTGGTCATCACGGTCCCCGGGAATAACGGCAACGAGGCCCGCAATCTCGGTCAGACCGCGCGGCTCTATATCCGGCCGGTGATCAACGCGATCCCGGCGGAAACCGCACCGCCGCCGGATCAGCAGCCACTTCCCGCACCTGGGCCGGCGGGCACCCAGCCCGGTCAGCCCGGCGAAGCGCCACCGCCGCCTGGCCAGCCCGGCGAAGCGCCACCGGAAGCCCCACCTGGTCAGCCCGGCGAAGCGCCGCCGCCCGGCGGACAGCCGGCACCGCAGCCACGGCCGTACCCGCAGGAGCCGACGCCCAGCCCGCCACCCACTCCAGCAGCACCCAGTGCCGCACCGTCGGCGCCCGCCGCAAAACCGGCCCCTCCGGACCCGCGCAAGGACCTCGCCGAGCGCATCCGCAACGAGCAGGACTTGCGGCAGAGCACCGACCCAGGCGTGCAGTTTTGGGCGATGAGGTATGAGAGCCTCCACTGCGGCGAAGACGACATCCTGGCCGGCAATGACGACCCCAAGCTGCCGTTGGTGACTTGCGACAAGGACCACAAGATGGCGTATCTGCTGGCGCCGTCGATCATCAGCGGTGACCAGATCCAAAACGCCAGCTACGGTCTGGACCAGCACAGCGGCGGCTACGTCGTCGACCTGCAATTCAAGAGCGGCGCGGCCAACACCTGGGCGGACTTCACCGCAGCCCACGTCGGCACCCAAACGGCGTTCACGTTGGACTCGCAGGTGGTCAGCGCGCCGCAGATCCGCGAAGCGATCCCGGGCGGCCGAACGCAGATCACCGGGAACTTCACCCAAGGCCAGGCCCGGGAACTGGCCAACGTGCTCAAATACGGCTCGTTGCCGCTGTCATTCGAATCGTCGGAAGCCGAAACCGTCTCGGCCACACTTGGTTTGACGTCGCTGCGCGCGGGCCTCATCGCGGGCGCGATCGGGCTGGCGCTGGTGCTGGTGTACTCGCTGCTGTACTACCGGGCTTTAGGCGTGCTCACCGCACTATCGCTCGCCGCTTCGGGCGCAATGGTTTTCGCGATCCTGGTGTTGCTGGGCCGATATATCAACTACACGCTGGACTTGGCCGGCATCGCGGGTCTGATCATCGGTATCGGCACCACCGCCGACTCGTTCGTGGTGTTCTTCGAACGCATCAAAGACGAGATCCGTGAAGGTCGTTCGTTCCGCTCGGCGGTGCCTCGCGGTTGGGCGCGGGCCCGCAAGACGATCCTGTCGGGTAATGCGGTCACCTTCCTGGCCGCCGCCGTGCTGTACTTCCTGGCCATCGGACAGGTCAAGGGGTTCGCGTTCACGTTGGGGCTCACGACCATCCTTGACACCGTCGTAGTGTTCCTGGTGACCTGGCCGCTGGTGTATCTGGCGTCCAAGTCGGCAACGCTGGCCAAGCCGAAGTTCAACGGCCTGGGCGCGGTTCAGCAGGTCGCACGCGAGCGCCGCGCCGTTGCCCAGGTAGGACGGGGATAG
- the secF gene encoding protein translocase subunit SecF, with amino-acid sequence MASKSNTTSGARELTKSTGAALDVSDETQLPHHNFFTRLYTGTGAFEVVGRRRFWYAISATIVAIAIASIAIRWFTFGIDFQGGTKVSFPRGGVQVSQVQDVFRRTLGSEPESVVIVGSGGSASIQIRSEHLTNQETAKLKDALFNAFHPRGADGQPSKQSISDSAVSSTWGGQITKKAVIALVVFLVLVTLYITVRYERYMAISALAALFFDLTVTAGVYSLVGFEVTPATVIGWLTILGFSLYDTVIVFDKVEENTHGFQHTTRRTFAEQANLAVNQTFMRSINTSLISVLPVIALLVVAVWLLGVGTLKDLALVQLVGILVGTYSSIFFATPLLVTLRERTELVRGHTRRVLRRRDPSRVREPEKAGAATESAAESRGEEPQQEVTAAAAAHSKPAPSKPAPGARPVRPTGSQRRPTGKRNKR; translated from the coding sequence ATGGCTTCGAAGTCGAACACCACAAGTGGCGCAAGGGAACTCACTAAATCCACCGGAGCCGCACTGGACGTCAGCGACGAAACCCAGCTGCCGCACCACAATTTCTTCACCCGGCTCTACACCGGCACCGGCGCATTCGAGGTCGTCGGGCGACGCCGGTTCTGGTATGCGATTAGCGCGACGATCGTCGCGATCGCCATCGCCAGCATCGCGATCCGCTGGTTCACCTTCGGGATAGATTTCCAGGGCGGCACCAAGGTGTCGTTCCCACGTGGCGGCGTCCAGGTCAGCCAAGTCCAGGACGTCTTCCGTCGCACACTGGGTAGCGAACCGGAGTCGGTGGTGATCGTGGGCAGCGGCGGCTCGGCCTCGATCCAGATCCGCTCCGAGCACCTCACCAACCAGGAGACCGCGAAGCTAAAAGATGCGCTGTTCAACGCGTTTCACCCTCGGGGCGCCGACGGTCAGCCCAGCAAGCAGTCCATCAGCGACTCGGCAGTGTCGTCGACGTGGGGCGGCCAAATCACGAAGAAAGCCGTGATCGCGCTGGTGGTGTTCTTGGTGCTGGTCACCCTCTACATCACCGTGCGCTACGAGCGCTACATGGCGATCTCCGCGCTGGCGGCATTGTTCTTCGACCTCACGGTGACGGCCGGGGTGTATTCACTGGTCGGCTTCGAAGTCACCCCCGCCACCGTGATCGGCTGGCTGACCATCCTCGGTTTCTCGCTCTACGACACGGTCATCGTGTTCGACAAGGTCGAGGAGAACACTCACGGTTTTCAGCACACCACGCGGCGCACCTTCGCCGAGCAAGCCAATCTGGCGGTCAACCAGACCTTCATGCGGTCGATCAACACCAGCTTGATCTCGGTGCTGCCGGTGATCGCCTTGCTGGTGGTGGCGGTGTGGCTCCTTGGTGTGGGCACCCTCAAGGACCTGGCGCTGGTGCAGCTGGTCGGCATCCTCGTCGGCACTTATTCGTCGATCTTCTTCGCAACCCCGCTGCTGGTGACCCTTCGGGAACGCACCGAACTGGTCCGCGGCCACACCCGCCGCGTGCTGCGTCGCCGCGATCCCTCGCGCGTCAGGGAACCCGAAAAGGCAGGGGCGGCAACCGAATCCGCGGCGGAATCAAGGGGCGAGGAACCCCAGCAGGAAGTCACCGCAGCTGCGGCCGCTCACAGCAAGCCGGCGCCAAGCAAACCCGCACCGGGCGCACGCCCGGTGCGGCCCACCGGAAGCCAGCGGCGGCCCACCGGTAAGCGGAACAAGCGATAG
- a CDS encoding ABC transporter substrate-binding protein: MASWCRRAATVSLAATLVAAGLALLMGCAGSAAGQIDYAVDGSLLTYNANTVNGAASAAAQAFARTLTGFGYHGPDGQVVADHDFGTVSVVGGAPLVLDYQIADNAVYSDGRPVTCDDLVLAWAAQSGRFPGFDAANRAGYIDIANIDCHAGQKKARVSFAPDRNAVDYSQLFTATSLMPSHVIADELGVPEANVTAALQTNNTPVVDRIAQVWNTTWDLKPGLDLKHFPSSGPYKIESVLQGGAVVLVANDRWWGTKPVTRRVTVWPQEADIQDRINNKSLDVVDVAAGSSGSLITPDTYQRTDSASGGIQQLIFSSVGPLSQTRARRALAMCTPRDLIARDAAVPIANARLHTAADDALGQGESATPAAVPFMRANPDAARNELGGAPLPVRIGYRAPNARLAAIVGTIAKACAPAGIAVSDATSPATGPQTLKAGQIDALLASTGGATGSGSTGSSAMDGYDLYSGNGNNLSGYRNSQVDGIISSQAVSADPADLARLLGDGAAVLWADMPTMPLYRQQRTLVTSKKIYAVTSNPTRWGAGWNMDRWVLVR; the protein is encoded by the coding sequence ATGGCTTCCTGGTGTCGGCGCGCGGCCACGGTCTCGCTGGCGGCGACACTGGTGGCCGCGGGCCTGGCGTTGCTGATGGGGTGCGCGGGCAGCGCCGCCGGCCAGATCGACTACGCGGTCGACGGCAGCCTTCTCACCTACAACGCCAACACCGTCAACGGTGCCGCGTCGGCCGCAGCGCAGGCGTTCGCCCGCACGCTCACCGGATTCGGCTACCACGGACCCGACGGGCAGGTCGTCGCCGACCACGACTTCGGGACCGTCTCGGTGGTCGGCGGTGCGCCGCTGGTTTTGGACTACCAGATCGCCGACAACGCCGTTTACTCCGACGGCAGGCCGGTGACCTGCGACGACCTGGTGCTGGCCTGGGCCGCGCAGTCGGGCCGGTTCCCCGGCTTCGACGCTGCCAACCGCGCCGGCTACATCGACATCGCCAACATCGACTGCCACGCGGGACAGAAGAAGGCGCGCGTGTCGTTTGCCCCGGACCGCAATGCCGTCGATTACAGCCAGCTGTTCACCGCGACGTCGCTGATGCCGTCCCACGTGATCGCCGACGAGCTGGGCGTCCCAGAAGCTAATGTCACCGCCGCACTCCAGACCAACAACACACCGGTGGTGGACCGCATCGCGCAGGTATGGAACACGACGTGGGACCTCAAGCCCGGCCTCGACTTGAAGCACTTCCCCTCGTCGGGACCGTACAAGATCGAGTCGGTGCTGCAGGGCGGCGCGGTGGTGCTGGTCGCCAACGACCGCTGGTGGGGCACGAAGCCCGTCACCAGGCGGGTCACGGTGTGGCCGCAGGAAGCCGACATCCAAGACCGGATCAACAACAAGTCCCTCGATGTCGTCGACGTCGCGGCCGGGTCGTCGGGATCGCTGATCACCCCCGACACCTACCAGCGCACCGACTCGGCGTCGGGCGGCATCCAGCAGTTGATCTTTTCCTCAGTTGGTCCGCTGTCGCAGACCCGCGCCCGCCGCGCGCTTGCGATGTGTACGCCGCGCGATCTGATCGCACGCGACGCCGCGGTGCCGATTGCCAATGCGAGGCTGCACACAGCCGCCGACGATGCCCTGGGTCAGGGCGAGAGCGCCACCCCGGCGGCCGTCCCGTTTATGCGCGCCAATCCCGACGCCGCCCGCAACGAGCTGGGTGGTGCGCCGCTGCCCGTCCGCATCGGCTACCGCGCACCCAACGCGCGGCTGGCCGCCATCGTCGGGACCATCGCCAAAGCCTGCGCGCCGGCGGGCATCGCGGTCTCCGACGCCACCTCGCCGGCCACCGGCCCACAGACGCTCAAGGCCGGCCAGATCGACGCCTTGCTCGCCAGCACCGGCGGCGCCACAGGAAGCGGGTCGACCGGATCGTCGGCGATGGACGGCTACGACCTCTACAGCGGCAACGGCAACAACCTCTCGGGCTACCGCAACAGTCAAGTCGACGGCATCATCAGCTCCCAGGCCGTCTCCGCCGACCCGGCAGACCTGGCGCGGCTGCTGGGCGACGGCGCCGCAGTGCTGTGGGCCGACATGCCGACGATGCCGCTGTATCGCCAACAGCGCACACTGGTCACCTCGAAAAAGATCTATGCCGTGACCAGCAACCCGACCCGCTGGGGCGCTGGCTGGAACATGGACCGCTGGGTGCTGGTGCGGTGA
- a CDS encoding adenine phosphoribosyltransferase: protein MTVNGSIDDLIASLTREVADFPTPGTQFKDLTPLFADRRGLAAVTDALADAVAGADLVAGIDARGFLVAGAVATRLGTGVLAIRKGGKLPPPVLAEPYNLEYGAAILEIPASGIELAGRRVVIVDDVLATGGSVGAAQRLLEHAGAVVTMAAVVLELAELGGRELLAPLPVRSLRLA from the coding sequence GTGACAGTGAACGGGTCCATCGATGATCTGATCGCGTCGCTGACCCGGGAAGTGGCCGACTTCCCTACGCCGGGAACGCAGTTCAAAGACCTCACCCCGCTGTTCGCCGACCGCCGCGGACTGGCGGCGGTCACCGACGCGCTGGCCGACGCGGTCGCCGGAGCCGACCTGGTGGCCGGCATCGATGCCCGTGGATTCCTGGTCGCCGGTGCCGTCGCAACCCGGCTGGGCACCGGCGTGCTGGCCATCCGTAAGGGCGGCAAGCTGCCGCCGCCGGTGCTCGCCGAGCCGTACAACCTGGAGTACGGCGCCGCGATCCTGGAGATTCCGGCGAGCGGGATCGAGTTGGCGGGCCGGCGCGTTGTCATCGTCGACGACGTGCTGGCCACTGGCGGCAGTGTGGGGGCGGCGCAGCGGCTGCTCGAACACGCCGGCGCCGTCGTGACCATGGCGGCGGTGGTGCTCGAGCTGGCTGAGCTCGGCGGCCGTGAACTGCTGGCGCCGCTGCCGGTACGCAGCTTGCGGCTCGCGTGA
- a CDS encoding RelA/SpoT family protein: MADDQGTAQALQQPTTQPLPVADIPGADGAAEPRPETGAEPRGETLKTSSSASRRVRARLARRMTAQRSAINPVLEPLVAVHRQVYPKADLSLLQRAYEVAEQRHASQLRHSGDPYITHPLAVANILAELGMDTTTLVAALLHDTVEDTGYTLEQLTEDFGEEVGNLVDGVTKLDRVVLGSAAEGETIRKMIIAMARDPRVLVIKVADRLHNMRTMRFLPPEKQARKARETLEVIAPLAHRLGMATVKWELEDLAFAILHPKKYEEIVRLVADRAPSRDTYLAKVRDEIVATLKASKINATVEGRPKHYWSIYQKMIVKGRDFDDIHDLVGIRILCDEIRDCYAAVGVVHSLWQPMAGRFKDYIAQPRYGVYQSLHTTVVGPEGKPLEVQIRTRDMHRTAEYGIAAHWRYKEAKGRNGVPHPHAAAEIDDMAWMRQLLDWQREAADPGEFLESLRYDLAVQQIFVFTPKGDVITLPAGSTPVDFAYAVHTEVGHRCIGARVNGRLVALERKLENGEVVEIFTSKAPNAGPSRDWQQFVVSPRAKTKIRQWFAKERREEALEAGKEAMAREVRRGGLPLQRLVNGGSMAAVANELHYADVSALYTAIGEGHVSAKHVVQRLLAELGGIEQAEEELAERSTPATMPRRQRADDTGVAVPGAPGVLTKLAKCCTPVPGDQIMGFVTRGGGVSVHRTDCTNAASLRQQSERIIEVHWAPSPSSVFLVAIQVEALDRHRLLSDVTRALADEKVNILSASVTTSNDRVAISRFTFEMGDPKHLGHLLDVVRNVEGVYDVYRVTSAA; encoded by the coding sequence GTGGCGGATGACCAGGGCACCGCGCAAGCGCTGCAGCAGCCGACCACTCAGCCGCTGCCGGTCGCCGACATCCCGGGGGCCGACGGGGCGGCCGAGCCTCGCCCTGAGACGGGGGCCGAGCCCCGCGGCGAAACGCTGAAGACGTCCAGCAGCGCGTCGCGGCGGGTGCGGGCACGGCTGGCGCGGCGGATGACCGCGCAGCGCAGCGCCATCAACCCGGTGCTCGAACCGCTGGTGGCGGTACACCGGCAGGTCTATCCGAAGGCCGACCTGTCGCTGCTGCAGCGGGCCTACGAGGTCGCCGAGCAGCGGCACGCCAGCCAGCTGCGCCACTCCGGGGATCCCTACATCACGCATCCGCTGGCCGTCGCCAACATCCTGGCCGAGCTCGGCATGGACACCACGACGCTGGTGGCCGCGCTGCTGCACGACACCGTCGAGGACACCGGCTACACGCTGGAGCAATTGACCGAGGACTTCGGCGAGGAGGTCGGCAACCTCGTCGACGGGGTGACCAAGCTGGACCGGGTCGTGCTGGGCAGCGCCGCCGAAGGCGAGACGATCCGCAAGATGATCATCGCGATGGCCCGCGACCCGCGGGTGCTGGTGATCAAGGTGGCCGACCGGCTGCACAACATGCGCACCATGCGCTTCCTGCCGCCGGAGAAGCAGGCCCGCAAGGCCCGCGAAACACTGGAAGTCATTGCGCCGCTTGCGCATCGGCTGGGTATGGCCACCGTCAAGTGGGAGCTGGAAGACCTCGCGTTCGCGATCCTGCACCCCAAGAAATACGAGGAGATCGTGCGGCTGGTGGCCGACCGGGCGCCGTCGCGCGACACCTATCTGGCCAAGGTGCGCGACGAGATCGTCGCCACACTGAAGGCGTCGAAAATCAATGCGACGGTGGAAGGCCGCCCGAAACACTACTGGTCGATCTACCAGAAGATGATCGTCAAAGGCCGCGACTTCGACGACATCCACGACCTGGTCGGCATCCGTATTCTGTGCGACGAGATCCGCGACTGTTATGCCGCTGTGGGCGTAGTGCATTCGCTGTGGCAGCCGATGGCGGGCCGGTTCAAGGACTACATCGCCCAGCCGCGTTACGGGGTCTACCAGTCGCTGCACACCACGGTGGTCGGGCCGGAGGGCAAGCCGCTGGAGGTGCAGATCCGCACCCGCGATATGCACCGCACCGCCGAATACGGCATCGCCGCGCACTGGCGCTACAAAGAAGCCAAGGGCCGCAACGGAGTTCCGCATCCGCATGCTGCCGCCGAGATCGACGACATGGCCTGGATGCGCCAGCTGCTCGACTGGCAACGTGAGGCCGCCGACCCCGGCGAGTTCCTCGAGTCGTTGCGTTATGACCTTGCGGTACAACAGATTTTCGTGTTCACCCCCAAGGGTGACGTGATCACGCTGCCCGCCGGGTCGACGCCGGTGGACTTCGCCTACGCCGTCCACACCGAAGTAGGGCACCGCTGCATCGGCGCCCGGGTCAACGGCCGGCTGGTTGCGCTGGAACGCAAGCTGGAAAACGGGGAAGTCGTCGAGATCTTCACGTCGAAGGCGCCCAACGCGGGGCCGTCGCGCGACTGGCAGCAGTTCGTGGTCTCGCCACGCGCCAAGACCAAGATCCGGCAGTGGTTTGCCAAGGAGCGCCGCGAGGAAGCGCTGGAGGCAGGCAAGGAAGCGATGGCTCGCGAGGTCCGCCGGGGTGGACTTCCGTTGCAGCGCTTGGTCAATGGCGGGTCCATGGCGGCGGTTGCCAACGAGCTGCACTACGCCGACGTCTCCGCGCTGTACACCGCGATTGGTGAGGGACACGTGTCGGCCAAGCACGTCGTGCAACGGCTGCTCGCCGAGCTCGGCGGCATCGAGCAGGCCGAGGAGGAGCTTGCCGAGCGGTCGACGCCGGCGACCATGCCGCGGCGCCAGCGCGCCGACGACACCGGGGTCGCGGTGCCGGGTGCGCCCGGCGTGCTGACCAAGCTGGCCAAGTGCTGTACTCCGGTGCCCGGAGACCAGATCATGGGCTTCGTCACCCGCGGCGGCGGGGTCAGTGTGCACCGCACCGACTGCACCAACGCCGCGTCGCTGCGCCAGCAGTCCGAGCGCATCATCGAGGTGCACTGGGCGCCGTCGCCGTCGTCGGTGTTCCTGGTGGCGATTCAAGTCGAGGCGCTCGACCGGCACCGCCTGCTCTCGGACGTGACCCGCGCGCTGGCGGACGAAAAGGTGAACATCCTCTCGGCGTCGGTGACCACGTCGAACGACCGGGTTGCCATCAGCCGCTTCACATTTGAGATGGGCGACCCCAAGCACTTGGGGCACCTGCTCGACGTGGTGCGCAACGTCGAGGGTGTCTACGACGTCTACCGGGTGACGTCGGCCGCCTAG
- a CDS encoding peptidylprolyl isomerase: protein MPSNEQRRAAAKRKLERRLERQAEQARRRRTYALAGGTLAVVVVAAAVVATLLIANHEHHNRTASAKSGTSATTTPAQPAAPGVPPLPSFTPSANLGANCQYPPSPDPASKPVNPPRSGKVPTDPAQVSVSMATDQGNIGLLLDNAKSPCTVNSFVSLAQQKFFDDTQCHRLTTSPTLNVLQCGDPKGDGTGGPGYQFANEYPSDQYKPEDPALHEPVMYPRGTLAMANAGPNTNGSQFFMVYKDSQLPPEYTVFGKIQDDGLATLDKIAKGGVEGGGQDGPPVTKVTIKSVRLD, encoded by the coding sequence GTGCCGAGCAACGAACAACGACGAGCGGCGGCCAAGCGCAAACTCGAACGCCGGCTGGAGCGTCAGGCCGAGCAGGCCCGCAGGCGCCGGACCTATGCCCTGGCCGGTGGCACGCTTGCCGTGGTGGTGGTGGCCGCAGCGGTCGTCGCGACCCTGCTCATCGCCAACCACGAGCACCACAACCGGACCGCGTCAGCGAAAAGCGGTACTTCTGCCACCACCACGCCGGCCCAGCCCGCAGCGCCGGGGGTACCGCCGTTGCCGTCGTTCACGCCGTCGGCCAACCTGGGCGCCAACTGCCAGTACCCGCCTTCGCCGGACCCGGCTAGCAAGCCGGTGAACCCCCCGCGGTCGGGCAAGGTGCCGACCGATCCGGCGCAGGTCAGCGTCAGCATGGCCACCGATCAGGGCAATATCGGCCTGCTACTCGACAACGCGAAGTCGCCGTGCACGGTCAACAGTTTCGTCAGCCTGGCGCAGCAAAAGTTCTTTGACGACACCCAGTGCCACCGGCTGACGACATCGCCCACGCTGAATGTGCTGCAGTGTGGCGACCCCAAGGGTGACGGCACCGGAGGGCCGGGCTACCAATTCGCGAACGAATACCCCAGCGACCAGTACAAGCCCGAGGACCCTGCGCTGCACGAACCGGTGATGTACCCGCGCGGCACGCTCGCCATGGCCAACGCCGGACCGAACACCAACGGCAGCCAATTCTTTATGGTGTACAAGGACTCCCAACTGCCGCCGGAATACACCGTTTTCGGCAAGATCCAAGACGACGGCTTGGCCACCCTGGACAAGATCGCAAAGGGCGGAGTCGAGGGCGGCGGCCAGGACGGCCCACCGGTCACCAAGGTGACGATCAAGTCGGTGCGGCTGGACTGA
- a CDS encoding MBL fold metallo-hydrolase has product MLITGFPAGLLQCNCYVVAPNPGADAIIVDPGQWAMGRLRRILDENRLTPAAVLLTHGHIDHIWSAQKVSDTFGCPAYIHPEDRFMLTDPIKGFGPRLGQLLFSAMFREPKQVVELDRDGDKIDLADITVTVDHTPGHTRGSVSFRVGGDGSDIVFTGDTLFERSVGRTDLFGGSGRDLLCSIVDKLLVLDDNTVVLPGHGPKTTIGAERRHNPFLEGLSP; this is encoded by the coding sequence GTGTTGATCACCGGATTCCCAGCTGGATTGCTGCAGTGCAACTGCTATGTGGTGGCGCCGAACCCCGGGGCGGACGCCATCATCGTCGACCCCGGCCAGTGGGCGATGGGCCGGCTGCGGCGGATCCTCGACGAGAACCGGTTGACCCCGGCGGCCGTCCTGCTCACCCACGGCCACATCGACCACATCTGGTCGGCGCAGAAGGTGTCCGACACCTTCGGCTGTCCCGCCTACATCCACCCCGAGGACCGGTTCATGCTGACCGACCCGATCAAGGGCTTCGGGCCGCGGCTGGGCCAGCTGCTTTTCAGCGCGATGTTCCGCGAGCCCAAGCAGGTCGTCGAACTGGACCGCGACGGCGACAAGATCGACCTGGCCGACATCACCGTCACCGTCGACCACACCCCCGGCCACACCCGCGGATCGGTCAGTTTCCGGGTCGGCGGCGACGGATCCGACATCGTGTTCACTGGAGACACGCTGTTCGAGCGCTCGGTGGGCCGCACCGACCTGTTCGGCGGCAGCGGCCGCGACCTGCTCTGCTCGATCGTCGACAAGCTGCTGGTGCTCGACGACAACACCGTCGTGCTGCCCGGGCACGGTCCCAAGACCACGATCGGCGCCGAGCGCCGGCACAACCCGTTCCTTGAAGGCCTCAGTCCGTGA
- the hisS gene encoding histidine--tRNA ligase, translating into MSQFSAPKGVPDYVPPDSARFVAVRDGLLDAARRAGYSDIELPIFEDTALFARGVGESTDVVSKEMYTFDDRGGRSVTLRPEGTAGVVRAVIEHGLDRGALPVKLCYAGPFFRYERPQAGRYRQLQQVGVEAIGVDDPALDAEVIAIADAGFRSLGLADFRLEITSLGDETSRPQYRELLQDFLFQLDLDEETRRRAEINPMRVLDDKRPEVKAMTADAPVMLDHLSDVAKQHFDTVLAHLDALGVPYVINPRMVRGLDYYTKTAFEFVHDGLGAQSGIGGGGRYDGLMRQLGGADLSGIGFGLGVDRTMLALQAEGKTVGESSRCDVFGVPLSDPAKLQLAVLAGQLRARGLRVDLAYGDRGLKGAMRAADRSGARIALVVGDRDIDAGTVGVKDLTTGEQVDVAADSVVSEVVSRLT; encoded by the coding sequence GTGAGCCAATTCTCTGCGCCCAAGGGCGTACCAGACTACGTCCCACCGGATTCGGCGCGGTTCGTCGCGGTCCGCGACGGCCTGCTGGACGCCGCTCGTCGCGCCGGCTACAGCGACATCGAGTTGCCGATCTTCGAAGACACCGCGCTGTTCGCCCGCGGGGTCGGCGAGTCCACCGACGTGGTGTCCAAGGAGATGTACACGTTCGACGACCGCGGCGGCCGGTCGGTGACGCTTCGCCCGGAAGGCACCGCCGGTGTGGTACGTGCGGTGATCGAGCATGGACTCGACCGCGGTGCGCTGCCGGTCAAGCTGTGCTACGCGGGCCCGTTTTTCCGCTACGAACGCCCCCAGGCCGGCCGCTACCGCCAGTTGCAGCAGGTCGGCGTGGAGGCGATCGGCGTCGACGATCCCGCATTGGACGCCGAGGTGATCGCGATCGCCGACGCCGGCTTTCGTTCATTGGGCCTGGCCGACTTCCGGCTCGAAATCACGTCGCTGGGCGACGAGACCAGCCGTCCCCAGTACCGAGAGTTGTTGCAGGACTTTCTATTTCAGCTCGACCTGGACGAGGAAACCCGCAGGCGCGCCGAGATCAACCCGATGAGGGTGCTCGACGACAAGCGCCCGGAGGTTAAGGCGATGACGGCAGATGCGCCGGTGATGCTCGACCATTTGTCCGATGTCGCCAAACAGCACTTCGACACCGTGCTGGCCCACCTCGATGCGCTCGGTGTGCCCTACGTCATCAACCCGCGCATGGTGCGCGGGCTGGATTACTACACCAAGACGGCGTTCGAGTTCGTCCATGACGGGCTGGGCGCGCAATCCGGCATCGGCGGCGGCGGCCGCTACGACGGCCTCATGCGCCAACTCGGCGGAGCTGATCTGTCCGGCATCGGATTCGGCCTGGGAGTCGATCGCACGATGCTCGCCTTGCAAGCCGAGGGCAAGACGGTGGGGGAAAGCAGTCGATGCGACGTGTTCGGCGTGCCACTCAGCGATCCGGCCAAGCTGCAGCTGGCGGTGTTGGCCGGCCAATTGCGGGCCCGGGGGTTGCGGGTCGACCTTGCCTATGGCGATCGCGGCCTCAAGGGCGCGATGCGCGCCGCCGACCGCTCCGGTGCACGCATCGCGCTGGTCGTCGGCGACCGCGATATCGACGCCGGCACAGTCGGGGTGAAAGACCTGACAACCGGCGAGCAGGTAGACGTAGCGGCTGATTCCGTTGTGTCCGAGGTGGTTTCGCGGCTGACGTAA